In Hasllibacter sp. MH4015, the following proteins share a genomic window:
- the putA gene encoding bifunctional proline dehydrogenase/L-glutamate gamma-semialdehyde dehydrogenase PutA: MSRLTDHRQAIHAAYLEPEERALSRLIDGHPIPTEMRKAASTRAARMVAEIRAEDRGGLMEVFLAEYGLSTSEGLALMRLAEALLRVPDDETVDALIEDKIVPAEWSAHRGRSKSSLVNASTLALMLTGRVLSDEDGAGIAGTLKGAVKRLGEPVIRTATRRAMKEMGNQFVLGETIQQAVRRGADRAAQGYTFSYDMLGEAAVTAEEAEAFFDAYADSIAHLSGHAKHEDIRKNPGISVKLSALFPRYEESQRDRVMAELAPRLLQLCQQAKAARMGLNVDAEEADRLDLSLDVIEAVLRHESLAGWDGFGVVVQAYGKRAAPVIDWLYALADTLDRRIMVRLVKGAYWDTEIKRAQVAGLPDFPVFTHKAATDVSYLSCARQLLGMTDRIYPQFATHNAHTVAAVVEMADDPDTFEFQRLHGMGEALHDQLRRSNAARCRIYAPVGAHRDLLAYLVRRLLENGANSSFVHQIMDESVRPEDVAADPFTLLGRAPDAVTPPSALYAPERINSKGYDLSDPMALAQIEAARAPFRDHVWTAGPMGAGAQADGPTHDIRNPADPDDLVGHVTLTTAGGARAAIAASTPWDAPDRAAILNRAADLYEAHAAELFALLAREAGKTLLDCEAELREAVDFLRYYAARIADLTDPPLGRVTCISPWNFPLAIFTGQIAAALAAGNAVLAKPAEATPLVAARAVALLHEAGVPDTALHLLPGEGATIGAALTSDPRIDAVAFTGSTATAQAIHRAMAANLAPSAPLIAETGGLNAMIVDSTALPEQAVKDVIQSAFQSAGQRCSALRCLYVQEDVAEPFLTALYGAMEELRIGPAWPHATDIGPVIDQAARDRIAAHIDTARADGRVLRELGAPEKGSFIAPTVIRISGIADLAEEVFGPVLHVATFAADQIDNVVDQVNATGYGLTFGIHSRIDDRIADVTGRVQAGNLYVNRNQIGAIVGSQPFGGQGLSGTGPKAGGPHYVPRFTRAAKGEGTPGPASDPEEAARDLRIAIAAPRVLSTEDLPGPTGETNRLTTHPRGRVLCLGPGEAAVRAQARFATATGCAPALAPDLPPEAIADLPPFEAAIHWGDDDTASAYRTALAARDGPILPLITEADPTRRLILERHTCIDTTAAGGNAALLAAVA; this comes from the coding sequence ATGTCCCGCCTGACCGATCACCGCCAAGCCATCCACGCCGCTTACCTGGAGCCGGAAGAGCGCGCGCTTTCCCGGTTGATCGACGGCCACCCTATTCCCACGGAAATGCGCAAAGCGGCCTCCACCCGCGCGGCGCGCATGGTGGCGGAGATACGGGCAGAAGATCGCGGCGGATTGATGGAGGTGTTCTTGGCGGAATACGGGCTGTCGACCTCCGAAGGGTTGGCGCTGATGCGACTGGCGGAGGCATTGCTGCGCGTGCCAGATGACGAAACGGTGGACGCGTTGATCGAGGACAAAATCGTCCCCGCCGAATGGTCTGCCCATCGGGGCCGCTCCAAATCGTCGCTCGTCAATGCCTCCACTTTGGCGCTGATGCTGACGGGCCGGGTCCTGTCGGATGAGGATGGTGCGGGCATTGCCGGGACGCTGAAAGGTGCCGTGAAACGGTTGGGGGAGCCGGTGATCCGCACCGCCACCCGCCGCGCCATGAAGGAGATGGGCAACCAGTTCGTCCTGGGTGAAACGATCCAGCAGGCCGTCCGCCGCGGTGCGGACCGTGCCGCGCAGGGCTACACGTTCTCCTATGACATGTTGGGCGAAGCGGCGGTCACGGCGGAAGAAGCGGAGGCGTTTTTTGATGCCTATGCCGATTCCATCGCGCACCTTTCGGGCCACGCGAAACACGAGGACATCCGGAAGAACCCCGGCATTTCCGTGAAGCTGTCCGCCCTGTTCCCCCGCTACGAGGAATCGCAGCGCGACCGCGTGATGGCCGAGCTTGCGCCGCGCCTCTTGCAGCTGTGCCAACAGGCCAAGGCCGCGCGGATGGGCCTGAACGTGGACGCGGAGGAGGCCGACAGGCTGGACCTGTCGCTCGATGTGATTGAGGCGGTGCTGCGCCACGAAAGCCTTGCCGGGTGGGACGGGTTCGGGGTGGTGGTGCAGGCCTATGGCAAACGCGCGGCCCCGGTGATCGACTGGCTCTATGCGCTGGCCGACACGCTCGACCGTCGCATCATGGTGCGGCTGGTGAAAGGCGCCTATTGGGATACGGAGATCAAGCGCGCACAGGTGGCGGGTCTGCCGGATTTTCCCGTCTTCACCCACAAGGCGGCAACCGATGTCAGCTACCTCTCCTGCGCGCGGCAGTTGTTGGGGATGACCGACCGGATCTATCCGCAATTCGCCACCCATAACGCCCATACGGTCGCCGCCGTGGTGGAAATGGCCGATGACCCAGACACGTTCGAATTCCAACGCCTGCACGGGATGGGTGAGGCCCTGCACGACCAATTGCGCCGGTCCAACGCCGCGCGCTGCCGGATCTACGCGCCCGTGGGCGCGCACCGGGACCTTCTGGCCTACCTCGTGCGCCGCCTGCTGGAAAACGGCGCGAATTCATCCTTCGTGCATCAGATCATGGACGAAAGCGTCCGCCCCGAAGACGTGGCAGCCGATCCCTTCACCTTGCTGGGGCGGGCCCCGGACGCTGTGACGCCGCCAAGCGCCCTCTACGCGCCGGAGCGGATCAATTCCAAGGGCTATGACCTGAGCGATCCCATGGCGCTGGCGCAGATCGAAGCCGCCCGCGCGCCGTTCCGCGATCACGTCTGGACGGCCGGGCCGATGGGGGCAGGGGCGCAGGCGGACGGTCCAACGCACGACATTCGCAACCCCGCCGACCCGGATGATCTGGTGGGCCATGTCACGCTGACCACGGCAGGCGGCGCACGGGCCGCCATCGCCGCCAGCACGCCTTGGGATGCACCCGACCGGGCCGCCATCCTGAACCGCGCCGCCGATCTTTATGAAGCACATGCGGCGGAGCTTTTTGCCCTGCTTGCGCGGGAGGCCGGAAAAACGCTTCTCGATTGCGAGGCGGAACTGCGCGAAGCGGTCGATTTCCTGCGCTATTACGCCGCGCGGATCGCCGATCTGACCGATCCCCCACTGGGCCGCGTCACCTGTATCTCGCCGTGGAATTTCCCGCTGGCCATCTTCACCGGTCAGATCGCCGCGGCCCTTGCGGCCGGAAACGCCGTCTTGGCCAAACCGGCGGAGGCGACGCCCCTGGTCGCCGCGCGGGCGGTTGCGCTTTTGCACGAAGCCGGGGTGCCGGACACTGCGCTACATCTCTTGCCGGGGGAGGGGGCGACAATCGGCGCCGCGCTCACATCCGACCCGCGGATCGACGCGGTCGCCTTCACCGGGTCCACGGCGACGGCACAGGCCATTCACCGGGCGATGGCCGCGAACCTCGCCCCCTCTGCGCCGCTTATCGCGGAAACCGGCGGGCTGAACGCGATGATCGTCGACAGCACCGCCCTGCCCGAACAGGCGGTGAAGGACGTGATCCAATCGGCGTTCCAATCCGCGGGGCAACGCTGCTCCGCCCTGCGCTGCCTCTATGTGCAGGAGGATGTGGCCGAACCCTTCCTCACGGCCCTCTACGGCGCGATGGAGGAGCTGCGCATCGGCCCCGCATGGCCCCATGCAACCGATATCGGTCCGGTCATAGATCAGGCGGCGCGGGACCGCATTGCCGCACATATCGACACGGCGCGGGCCGACGGGCGGGTGCTGCGCGAACTGGGCGCGCCGGAGAAGGGATCCTTCATTGCACCGACCGTTATCCGGATCTCCGGCATTGCCGATCTTGCAGAAGAAGTCTTCGGCCCGGTCCTGCATGTGGCGACTTTCGCGGCGGATCAAATTGACAACGTGGTCGATCAGGTAAACGCAACCGGCTATGGCCTGACCTTCGGCATCCATTCCCGCATCGACGACCGCATCGCCGACGTCACGGGCCGTGTCCAGGCGGGCAACCTTTATGTGAACCGCAACCAGATCGGCGCAATCGTGGGCAGTCAGCCGTTCGGGGGGCAGGGCCTGTCGGGGACTGGCCCCAAGGCGGGCGGGCCACATTACGTGCCGCGGTTTACCCGGGCCGCAAAAGGTGAGGGTACGCCCGGTCCGGCAAGCGATCCCGAGGAGGCCGCGCGTGATCTGCGCATCGCCATCGCCGCGCCGCGCGTCCTGAGCACCGAAGACCTGCCGGGCCCGACGGGGGAGACGAACCGGCTGACCACGCATCCGAGGGGCCGGGTTCTGTGCCTGGGCCCGGGTGAGGCGGCGGTGCGCGCGCAGGCCCGGTTCGCCACGGCCACGGGATGCGCCCCGGCCCTCGCCCCGGACCTGCCGCCGGAAGCCATCGCCGACTTGCCGCCGTTCGAAGCCGCGATCCATTGGGGCGACGACGACACTGCCAGCGCTTACCGTACCGCATTGGCGGCGCGCGACGGCCCGATCCTGCCCCTGATTACGGAGGCCGACCCGACCCGCCGCCTGATCCTGGAACGGCACACCTGTATCGACACCACCGCCGCGGGCGGCAACGCGGCGCTCTTGGCGGCTGTCGCGTGA
- a CDS encoding NAD(P)-dependent oxidoreductase yields MLKKIVLTGAAGRCGTILRPALAAMCEELVSSDITDDIGELAANETYVKADLADHASIAALMDGVEMVCHFGAIVDEGPFEELLGPNFIGSYNVWESAQKAGARRIIYASSIHAVGMHPRNSCIGIDAEHRPDTFYGLAKCFTEDLGRMYWEKRGIESVHLRILSCAPVKNARALGTWLSDGDLVHLVERAIDTPTTGFSVIYGVSANDRAPVDNSKAAYLGYRPRDNAEQFAEEVLANEGPSDPTDLAQMVHGGPFGTVPLGQGGAAAAAKGDD; encoded by the coding sequence ATGCTCAAGAAAATCGTTCTGACCGGGGCCGCGGGCCGTTGCGGCACCATCTTGCGGCCCGCCTTGGCCGCGATGTGTGAGGAGCTTGTGAGTTCCGACATCACCGACGACATCGGGGAGCTGGCGGCAAACGAGACCTACGTGAAGGCGGACCTTGCCGATCACGCGTCAATCGCCGCGTTGATGGACGGGGTGGAGATGGTCTGCCATTTCGGCGCGATCGTGGATGAAGGACCATTCGAGGAATTGCTCGGCCCCAATTTCATCGGGTCCTACAATGTCTGGGAAAGCGCGCAGAAGGCAGGCGCGCGGCGGATCATCTATGCCTCCTCCATCCACGCGGTCGGCATGCATCCCCGAAATTCTTGTATAGGAATTGACGCGGAGCACCGTCCCGACACGTTCTACGGCCTGGCCAAGTGCTTCACGGAGGATCTGGGCCGCATGTATTGGGAGAAGCGCGGGATCGAGAGCGTGCATCTGCGCATCCTGTCCTGCGCGCCGGTGAAGAACGCCCGCGCCCTTGGCACATGGCTGAGCGACGGGGACCTTGTGCATCTGGTCGAACGCGCCATCGACACGCCCACGACCGGGTTCAGCGTGATCTACGGAGTTTCCGCCAATGACCGCGCACCGGTGGACAATTCCAAGGCGGCCTATCTCGGCTATCGCCCGCGCGACAACGCAGAGCAGTTCGCGGAGGAGGTGCTGGCCAATGAGGGACCGAGCGACCCGACCGATCTGGCGCAGATGGTCCACGGTGGCCCGTTCGGAACGGTCCCGTTGGGTCAGGGCGGTGCAGCGGCGGCGGCCAAAGGCGACGATTAA
- a CDS encoding FAD-binding oxidoreductase, producing the protein MVKATFDANPTRTAYDVVVVGGAIMGSSTAWWLTENPDFDGTVLVVERDQSYENCSTAHTNSCMRQQFSTELNVRISQFAADFVTNIRERMGGDDRIPDLPIRSFGYLYLADTEDFANVLRQNIKVQHAAGAATELLSHDEILSRYPFYNVDDIVLGSINTVNEGYWDGAAVFDWWKRQARERGVEYIANEVVAMTRGASGIESITLGSGEVVACGQVVNASGPRAAVTARMAGIDVPVEPRKRYTWVFKAETPLDRDLPLTIDPSGVHCRENGGGTYQAGGHADIDPAVEFDDFRMDHSLWETHVWPIIATRIPAFEAVKVQAEWAGHYAVNTLDHNAILGPHPDVPNFIFLNGFSGHGLQQSPAMGRATAEWLTYGEYRTLDMRPFAYERIVANDPILETAVI; encoded by the coding sequence ATGGTCAAGGCGACATTCGATGCGAACCCGACACGCACAGCTTATGATGTGGTGGTTGTCGGCGGCGCGATCATGGGGTCGTCCACCGCGTGGTGGCTGACGGAAAACCCGGATTTCGATGGCACGGTGCTGGTGGTGGAGCGGGACCAATCCTATGAGAATTGCTCCACCGCGCACACGAATTCCTGCATGCGGCAGCAGTTTTCGACCGAATTGAACGTCCGTATCAGCCAGTTCGCCGCCGATTTTGTCACCAATATCCGGGAGCGCATGGGTGGGGACGACCGAATCCCCGACTTGCCGATCCGATCCTTCGGCTACCTCTACCTCGCCGATACCGAAGACTTCGCGAATGTCCTGCGCCAGAACATCAAAGTACAACACGCCGCCGGGGCCGCGACGGAGCTTCTGTCGCATGACGAGATCCTGTCGCGTTACCCGTTCTACAATGTGGACGACATCGTCCTAGGCTCCATCAACACAGTGAATGAGGGCTATTGGGACGGGGCCGCCGTCTTCGATTGGTGGAAAAGACAGGCGCGCGAACGCGGCGTGGAATACATCGCCAATGAAGTGGTGGCCATGACGCGCGGCGCGTCCGGCATCGAAAGCATCACTTTGGGAAGCGGAGAGGTCGTGGCCTGCGGACAGGTCGTCAATGCGTCGGGCCCCCGCGCCGCCGTGACGGCCCGGATGGCGGGGATCGACGTGCCGGTTGAGCCGCGCAAACGCTATACCTGGGTCTTCAAGGCGGAAACGCCGCTGGACCGTGACCTGCCGCTGACCATCGACCCGTCCGGTGTGCATTGTCGCGAAAACGGCGGCGGCACCTACCAGGCGGGCGGCCATGCAGACATCGACCCGGCGGTGGAGTTCGACGATTTCCGCATGGATCACAGCCTTTGGGAAACCCATGTCTGGCCAATCATCGCTACCCGCATTCCCGCCTTCGAGGCGGTGAAGGTGCAGGCGGAATGGGCCGGGCATTACGCGGTCAACACGCTTGACCACAACGCCATCCTCGGCCCGCATCCGGATGTGCCGAATTTCATCTTCCTCAATGGGTTTTCGGGCCACGGCCTGCAGCAGAGCCCTGCCATGGGCCGCGCAACCGCCGAATGGCTGACCTATGGTGAATACCGCACGCTTGATATGCGGCCGTTCGCCTATGAACGGATCGTCGCAAACGATCCCATTCTTGAAACCGCCGTGATCTGA
- a CDS encoding ABC transporter substrate-binding protein, which produces MCVTDLARRLIGAACLGLLLASQAVAQDFEIEDRRVYPGADGPMLRVISTADLDVFEPFLLRFQTDNPGVGIDYNTVSSSELNRAIRGGAVFDLALSSAMDLQFSLANDGYAQSYSSGATAALPDWARWNDQLFAFTAEPAVIVINAARFEGLTLPRSRAELVTLLRDNPDRFAGRLGTYDLHVSGLGYLFATQEARSSDAYWRLTEVMGRLDARLYCCSSQMIDDVQSGDLALAYNVLGSYAAQRLDAEAGLTVLPLEDFTNVMLRTALIPATAEEMDAAGRMLDALLREGMGFGPATPVLPPLQTRGAAEQSPFGPIRLGPALMVYLDRLNRASFLEAWDAAMVQQ; this is translated from the coding sequence ATGTGTGTCACTGATCTTGCCCGCCGCCTGATCGGCGCCGCGTGTCTGGGCCTGTTGCTGGCATCGCAGGCCGTGGCGCAGGATTTCGAGATCGAGGACAGGCGCGTCTATCCCGGCGCGGACGGCCCGATGCTGCGCGTCATCTCCACCGCCGATCTGGATGTGTTCGAGCCGTTCCTGTTGCGGTTTCAGACGGACAATCCCGGCGTGGGCATTGATTACAATACCGTATCTTCGTCCGAGCTGAACCGCGCGATCCGGGGCGGCGCGGTGTTCGACCTTGCGCTGTCGTCGGCCATGGACCTGCAATTCTCGCTGGCCAATGACGGATACGCGCAAAGCTACAGCTCCGGCGCGACGGCGGCGCTGCCCGATTGGGCGCGGTGGAATGACCAGCTTTTCGCATTCACCGCCGAACCCGCCGTCATCGTCATCAACGCCGCCCGTTTCGAGGGGCTGACCCTGCCGCGGAGCCGTGCCGAATTGGTGACATTGCTCCGCGACAATCCCGACCGCTTCGCGGGGCGTCTTGGCACGTATGATCTGCATGTCAGCGGGTTGGGGTACCTTTTCGCCACGCAAGAGGCGCGATCCTCGGACGCCTATTGGCGCCTGACGGAAGTGATGGGACGGCTGGATGCGCGGCTTTATTGCTGTTCGTCCCAGATGATCGACGACGTGCAGAGCGGCGATCTGGCTCTGGCCTACAACGTCTTAGGCTCCTACGCCGCGCAGCGCCTGGATGCGGAGGCGGGGCTGACCGTGTTGCCGTTGGAGGATTTCACCAACGTCATGCTGCGCACGGCGCTTATCCCCGCCACGGCGGAGGAGATGGATGCGGCGGGTCGGATGCTGGACGCGCTGCTGAGGGAGGGGATGGGGTTCGGCCCCGCCACACCCGTCTTGCCGCCCCTGCAAACCCGCGGCGCGGCGGAGCAATCGCCGTTCGGTCCGATCCGCCTTGGGCCCGCGCTGATGGTCTACCTCGACCGTTTGAACCGCGCGAGTTTTCTAGAGGCGTGGGATGCCGCGATGGTGCAGCAATGA
- a CDS encoding sensor histidine kinase: MSVQTGWPIARKLTLFLAAIVALLAFISWGMVTSFAREAAGRTQDNILAASATSIAETLRSEAGAIRLELPYSAFSMLGAISEDRVFYRVTAAGEVLTGYDDLVVEGGAEAPGQVSFATLPYRGTSVRAAQVTRVILADGEAVPVTVTVAQTRAGVQGIAAGLSRQAAILSVGIFILAVGLSAYAVRASLRPLNTMAQHVATRGPSDLRPLRRQGPPELMPLVRALNRLMDRLGAAQRRSEDFIAEAAHRVRTPLAIVRTQAEIALRSTTDEDQKRTLRRVIRAVDDSSRSAGQLLDHAMVSFRADDLARERVDLPALASAVADALRPTAEMKDIDIALDASAAAVEGDAILIQNALRNVLDNAIKYSPAETIVHVAVSNGGGEAIVAVSDEGPGFGDGPAGHLTERFRRGERAEGVVGSGLGLTIAEEAVRAHGGRLDLGPAKGGSGACVSLILPAA; the protein is encoded by the coding sequence ATGAGCGTGCAGACCGGATGGCCCATTGCGCGGAAACTGACGCTTTTTCTGGCCGCGATCGTCGCGCTTCTGGCGTTCATCAGCTGGGGTATGGTGACCAGTTTCGCGCGGGAGGCGGCGGGCCGGACCCAAGACAACATCCTTGCGGCGTCGGCCACATCCATCGCCGAAACCCTGCGGTCCGAGGCCGGGGCGATCCGGTTGGAACTGCCCTATTCCGCCTTCTCCATGCTCGGCGCGATCAGCGAGGATCGGGTGTTCTACCGCGTGACCGCGGCGGGTGAAGTGCTGACGGGATACGACGATCTGGTGGTGGAAGGCGGCGCGGAGGCACCGGGGCAAGTCAGTTTCGCCACCCTGCCCTATCGCGGCACGTCGGTGCGCGCGGCGCAGGTCACGCGGGTGATCCTTGCCGATGGCGAGGCGGTGCCGGTCACCGTCACCGTCGCCCAGACCCGCGCGGGTGTGCAGGGGATCGCGGCGGGGCTGTCGCGGCAGGCGGCGATCCTGTCAGTGGGGATCTTCATTCTGGCGGTTGGCCTGTCGGCCTATGCGGTGCGCGCGTCCCTGCGTCCGCTAAACACCATGGCGCAGCATGTCGCCACGCGCGGGCCGTCCGATCTGCGCCCGTTGCGCAGGCAAGGTCCGCCGGAACTGATGCCGCTGGTCCGCGCGCTCAACCGTTTGATGGATCGCCTTGGAGCCGCACAACGCCGGTCCGAGGATTTCATCGCGGAGGCCGCCCACCGCGTCCGCACGCCCCTTGCCATTGTCCGGACGCAAGCGGAAATCGCGCTGCGCTCCACCACCGATGAGGATCAGAAACGCACCCTGCGCCGGGTGATCCGGGCCGTCGACGACAGCTCCCGCTCCGCCGGGCAGTTGCTGGATCATGCGATGGTGTCGTTCCGGGCCGATGATCTGGCGCGCGAACGTGTGGACCTGCCCGCGCTGGCCAGCGCCGTGGCCGATGCCCTGCGCCCCACAGCGGAGATGAAGGATATCGACATCGCGCTGGACGCGAGTGCGGCGGCAGTGGAGGGCGACGCGATCCTGATCCAGAACGCCCTGCGCAACGTGCTGGACAACGCGATCAAATATTCTCCCGCCGAGACGATTGTGCATGTGGCCGTGTCCAATGGCGGGGGGGAGGCGATTGTCGCCGTCAGCGATGAGGGGCCGGGATTTGGCGACGGACCGGCGGGGCATCTGACCGAACGCTTCCGACGCGGTGAACGGGCCGAAGGTGTCGTCGGATCGGGCCTTGGCCTGACCATCGCGGAAGAGGCCGTGCGCGCCCATGGCGGGCGTCTGGACCTGGGACCGGCAAAGGGGGGGAGCGGCGCATGTGTGTCACTGATCTTGCCCGCCGCCTGA
- a CDS encoding Lrp/AsnC ligand binding domain-containing protein: MPLNARIDSPLDAADLRILSVLAQDGRIPVTELANRVGLSKTPCQTRMKRLQEQGYILGFRAILNPARLGLAHVAFVEVKLSDTREAALRAFNEAARDVAEIEQIHMIAGAFDYLLKVRSTDIGDYRKILGEVISRLPHVAATSTHVSMEAVKDEIGRG; this comes from the coding sequence ATGCCTTTGAATGCGCGTATCGACAGCCCACTTGACGCCGCCGATCTTCGGATCCTCAGCGTGCTTGCCCAAGACGGGCGTATCCCGGTGACGGAATTGGCGAACCGGGTCGGATTGTCCAAAACGCCCTGCCAGACCCGCATGAAGCGCCTTCAGGAACAGGGCTATATCCTTGGCTTCCGCGCGATCCTCAACCCCGCGCGCCTGGGCCTCGCCCATGTCGCCTTCGTGGAGGTCAAGCTCAGCGACACGCGCGAAGCCGCGCTGCGCGCCTTCAACGAGGCCGCCCGCGATGTGGCGGAGATCGAGCAGATCCACATGATCGCGGGGGCCTTCGACTACCTTCTTAAAGTGCGGTCCACCGATATCGGCGATTACCGGAAGATCCTGGGCGAGGTCATATCCCGCCTGCCCCATGTCGCGGCGACGTCCACCCACGTCTCAATGGAGGCGGTGAAGGACGAAATCGGGCGCGGGTAA